In Ursus arctos isolate Adak ecotype North America unplaced genomic scaffold, UrsArc2.0 scaffold_3, whole genome shotgun sequence, one DNA window encodes the following:
- the RAB19 gene encoding ras-related protein Rab-19, whose amino-acid sequence MQFSSSSRAADENFDYLFKIILIGDSNVGKTCVVQHFKSGVYTEAQQNTIGVDFTVRSLDIDGKKVKMQVWDTAGQERFRTITQSYYRSAHAAIIAYDLTRRSTFESVPHWIHEIEKYGAANLVIMLIGNKCDLWEKRHVLFEDACTLAEKYGLLAVLETSAKESKNIDEVFMLMARELIARNSLHLFGESALNSLAPDSRPVLVAQGPREKTHCAC is encoded by the exons ATGCAATTCTCCAGCTCATCCAGGGCAGCAGATGAGAATTTTGACTATTTGTTCAAGATTATCCTCATTGGGGATTCCAATGTGGGGAAGACGTGTGTGGTGCAGCATTTCAAATCTGGCGTCTACACAGAGGCACAGCAGAACACGATTGGGGTGGACTTCACTGTGCGCTCCCTCGATATCGATGGCAAGAAAGTGAAG ATGCAAGTGTGGGACACGGCAGGCCAGGAGCGTTTCCGGACCATCACTCAGAGCTACTACCGCAGTGCCCACGCCGCCATCATCGCCTACGACCTCACCCGACGGTCCACCTTCGAGTCTGTTCCTCACTGGATCCACGAGATAGAAAAATACGGAGCAGCGAACTTGGTCATCATGCTGATTG GAAATAAATGCGACCTGTGGGAAAAACGGCATGTCCTGTTTGAGGATGCCTGCACCCTGGCCGAGAAGTACGGCCTCCTTGCTGTTTTAGAAACATCTGCCAAGGAGTCTAAGAACATAGATGAGGTCTTCATGCTGATGGCCAGGGAGCTGATCGCCCGCAACAGCCTGCACTTATTTGGGGAGAGCGCCCTGAACAGCCTGGCCCCGGATTCTAGGCCGGTCCTTGTGGCCCAGGGTCCGAGGGAGAAGACCCACTGCGCGTGCTGA